The segment ATATTACTGTATCGTGGAACAGAATCCATGGTTCACGTAGAATAGGTTTACGGAACTTCTATTGTTTTCAGTGTTACATTACGTTACCCAACGATGACTATTCAGGATCTGGACAATTAATCATTCCTATCAAGACACTAAATAatcgattttttttaaacatctacATCAGTTAGCTAGGGATAATTCTACAACCtcgaaaaaatattcattttgatgatgatgatgattataatgctGGACAAGACACTCTCCAGAAACTTACAGACGGCCAATATGGCTTCCAAGAAATCGCCGGATAATTCGCTCCTGAGATCCTTCTCAAAAGGACCGCCTGCCAGCTTCTGGTATTCTACGAATACGCACCGTAGGGTGCTATAAGAATACTTGGTCAGAATGTGTCTGATTTTGTCTTCATCTGTGCCCACTTTGCCTTTCCCTGTGGaatttaagaaaggaaaattttCGGTCAGACTTTAATAACCCTCCACTAATAGTTTTGTTACACGATTATTTTAGTCGATTTCTTACTTTGTCTATTGTTTTTATAAAGGACGATTTTAATCGCTTAGCAATGGAAGTTTACGTTTTAAGAATTCATGTGTTTATTACGTAAGAAAACTGAGATTTTTCTTAAGTGGAACTAAAAGGAATGGCCAAAGCATTAACAGGTGGCGGTATTTTGaaacttttttaaatgttacaaTACTATCAATTCAACAGTTTCTTCACAGCTACGGAAATCCCATCAATTGCATACTTACCAATATTTCAACTAATCCTAAAGAACATTGTATTCAGTTAGATCATAAAAATCCCCAAATTTACCTGTCTCCTCAATCTCTCCAAAATGACAATAGAAGGTGCCGTGGAAGGACGACGACGGAGGGGGTGAGGGGAGACCtaagaaatgataaaaacaacCTTCTGGAGGCCTAATTACAATGAGCATTGGAACACTCTCGACTGGATTGAAATGGTGCATAACAGAATGACAAGGAGAGGTTTGGTGTTGAGTACCTGTCCAGAAAAACAAGCGTTCAAACGATTACCTGCATCAAACAGTTCCTTGGCAAGTTCCGAGGCCAGCTCCGGTCGACACTCGTCCTCCTCCCTGTCACAGGACACAAGGTCCTCCAGGAGCTTCTTAAAGTCTCCAGATGTCTCCTCTTTGACGGCTTTCTCCAAGGATTTCCCATTTTGCTCCTCATAAGCCGCTTTGATGGCCCTATGGGACATAATTGAAAACTataatgaagtctctctctcacacaaacacatacacgcacacacacatatatgtatatatatatatatatatatatatatatatatatctatatatatatatatgtgttatacatatatatatatatatatatatatatatatatatatatatatatatatatatatacacgtattaatgtgggtgtgtgtgtgttatatgccTGGCACGATTTAAAAAATCACTGGctaatgatttaaaaaatcaattaataatagaTTACAAGAGCTCTCTTCTATAGTGTAGAGCCATCTTTTGAAGGTGAATTAGAGAGTGAAGAAGGGGCGTGATTTCCGGAGGACAGAAGCCATTTATAATTACTAACATGCAATCGCAAAAGAATGGACTAGTTGATGTAGTAGGTACAATAAAACGAAGAGTATAAGAGTAATTTCGGTAAGGgactaaaaatagaaaaagttacTGAAAATTGTAGGAAGAAATAATGCACTTGATAATTTATATGTCAAAAAGAGTAATGCTACTGAAATATATGATTCAAATATACTAGGAAGATTTGTGTTTCCAACTAAATTTGAATATATTCTCATCATTAtatgaacgctctctctctctctctctctctctctctctctctctctctctctctctctctctctctctctcaaaaacttaCTTTATGGTCTTGTTGTCGTTGGTGCAAAGAATTTCGATGAGAACCTTCTCGTTGGTGCCTTTGCCCTTCATTGCCCTGTGCAGTTCGTGGGCGAGGTACTCTGGCAAAGGCGTCATTAAAGCCACGACAACGTCCTCGAATT is part of the Macrobrachium nipponense isolate FS-2020 chromosome 6, ASM1510439v2, whole genome shotgun sequence genome and harbors:
- the LOC135216716 gene encoding annexin B9-like: MVPFEPTVDAENLKKSMKILGTNEEAIIEILTKRTSLQRQEILRQYRLAYDRDLVKDLKHHLHGKFEDVVVALMTPLPEYLAHELHRAMKGKGTNEKVLIEILCTNDNKTIKAIKAAYEEQNGKSLEKAVKEETSGDFKKLLEDLVSCDREEDECRPELASELAKELFDAGKGKVGTDEDKIRHILTKYSYSTLRCVFVEYQKLAGGPFEKDLRSELSGDFLEAILAVYSSIQNPANFFARELHATMKGVGTRDRALTRLIVSRCEVDTKAIKTEFIDIYGKTLEKAIKGETHGDYKKVLLALIDG